Proteins found in one Triticum urartu cultivar G1812 chromosome 4, Tu2.1, whole genome shotgun sequence genomic segment:
- the LOC125550594 gene encoding uncharacterized protein LOC125550594, translating into MDDKTEKGKEKDGSASTPPNRRKAGLKFSPKVPTKKTPKIVPKMEPEEERELDTIDKELLMKLRIPQSQGALERRSKAEKSEACVQVAFGQVNSSTARSFPNPKSSSSVKQEQEVNLFNKYMMSGVTSSAAKLPKQFTGPQDFTHHSYNYPPITLPLRRPHSADPEDFDKDAFGEFSSSRTQDGELTAAKELGLMDTEDKMNTPQLLFFQFPASLPLPQVVSVAGGDMDTSDSEGVETEETNKKRRLESINGCKLKDLPGGLMGKLLVYKSGKVKMRLGDALFDVSAGLDCTFAQEAVAINTNKKHCCSLGEVNKRAILTPDIEYLVDSIKRIG; encoded by the exons CTCTGCTTCCACTCCACCCAATCGCCGCAAA GCCGGACTTAAATTTTCACCCAAGGTGCCTACTAAGAAGACACCAAAAATTGTCCCTAAGAT GGAACCGGAAGAGGAGAGGGAGCTTGACACAATTGATAAGGAGTTACTGATGAAACTTAGAATACCACAG AGTCAAGGTGCCCTCGAAAGAAGATCCAAGGCTGAGAAAAGTG AAGCCTGTGTTCAGGTTGCATTTGGACAAGTGAACTCTTCAACTGCAAGATCCTTCCCCAACCCTAAAAGTTCTTCATCAG TTAAACAAGAGCAGGAGGTAAACCTTTTTAACAAGTATATGATGTCTGGCGTTACGTCTTCTGCTGCAAAGTTACCCAAACAGTTCACTGGACCTCAG GACTTTACCCATCACAGCTACAACTATCCTCCTATTACTCTCCCTCTGAGGAGGCCCCACTCTGCAGATCCAG AAGATTTTGACAAAGACGCGTTCGGAGAGTTTTCTTCCAGCAGAACACAAGATGGTGAATTAACTGCAGCTAAAGAACTTGGGCTAATG GACACTGAGGACAAGATGAATACACCACAGTTGCTCTTCTTCCAGTTCCCTGCATCTCTTCCTTTACCGCAGGTTGTATCAGTTGCTGGGGGAGATATGGACACCAGTGACAGTGAGGGGGTTGAAACAGAAGAAACCAACAAGAAGAGGAGACTCGAGTCGATCAACGGCTGTAAGCTAAAAGATTTGCCAGGTGGTCTCATGGGGAAGCTGCTCGTGTACAAGAGTGGTAAAGTGAAGATGAGGCTTGGAGATGCACTCTTTGAT GTTTCAGCTGGTTTGGACTGCACATTTGCTCAAGAGGCTGTAGCGATCAACACAAACAAGAAGCACTGCTGCAGCCTGGGGGAGGTGAACAAGCGTGCCATCCTAACTCCTGATATCGAGTACTTGGTAGACTCCATCAAGAGGATTGGATAG